The Hydrogenobacter sp. T-2 region GGGGTGCACTCTTTCAGGGTGACTATACTATAACAGGTATAAAGACTGAACTCTCAAGAATGTTAGACAAACTCTTTGCCAATGACCTTGTAAACGTAAAAGAGGATGGCACCCTTGAAATAAACAGCTCTGCGGTCAATTCCTTAGCCAGCTCAAACCCTCAAAGGCTAAGGGAGGTTATTACGAACCTAAAGGATACCATGGGAGGCTATTCTCTCAGAACTAATACTACGCTCCAGACTTTCAGTAACGACCTTCAAAACAGGTTCGATGCAATAAATAGAAGGGCTCAAGACTTAGGGCAACAACTAATAAGAGAAGAGGAAAGGCTAAGACTTGAATATGCAAGAGTTGAAGCCTTTATAAACAAGGCACAGGAAACAATGGCGAGGTTACAAGCTTTTATAGTAAGCCTGTCAGAAATGCAAGGAGGTAATAGAAGATGAACGCATATCTTGAAAACATGGTTCTTACCGCAAATCCAGTAAGGCAGGTAATACTTCTGTATGAAAAAGCTATTTCATGCCTTGATGAAGCGGTAGAACTTATGGAGAAGGGTTCAGTAGAAACAGAAGAAATAAGAAGAAAGTATGAAGCTATGGGTAGAGCAACGGAGATACTCACAGTGCTTGATACCACTCTTAATATGGATCAGGGCGGAGAAATAGCGAAGACTCTACGTGAAGTGTATCAAGCTCTTATAAATGACCTAATAAGGATTACGGTGGAAGGTGATGAGCCACAAACGCTTCGTAAAGTGGTAAGAATCCTTACCGAGCTAAAAGAAAGCTGGGAAGAGGTGGAGAAGAAGATCTATGGAAGACCTGAAGCAACTGCTCCTGCGGTGTGAGATATATTTGCAACAGGAAGATTGGGACAAGCTTATAGAAACCTTGAGTGGTATAAAAGAAGAACATATAAACAACCTTGACGCTCAGAGTGCTCAGGAATGCTTAAGAATTCTTGAGTATCTTATAACACAAGGAGAAGAGGTCAGAAATAGATTGTCAGAGGCTCTGGTGAACATTAAGAGGTTCAGAGGAGGCTACGGAACTTAACTTTCTCTGTATATCAGCCTTGTCATAAGGTTCTCTATAGCACCAGTTCTGTCCCAGCCCTTTAAGAACCGCAAAACCCTTTCAAGCTCCCCTCTGGCTTTTTCTTGAGTCTTCTCTACACCACCGTATTTCAAAACGAGACTCCTGAGATTTTCATGTTCCCCTTTGTAAAAGAGCTGTTTTTCTTCCTCAGTTAGTTTATCAAGCACGCTAAGAAGGGGGTAGGTGCACTTTCCTTCCGCAAGGTCAGAACCTACGGGCTTGCCTATTTTTTCCTCAGTGCCTGCATAGTCCAGAGCATCATCAATAAGTTGAAAGGCTCTACCCGCAAGAAGACCCATTTGATAAAAATCCCAATGGTCTTTCCTTTCAGCCATAAGAGCTCCGACAGCCATACAAGCTCCAAAGAGTGCACCCGTTTTATAGTCTATTATTCTAAAGTAGGTTTCCTGATCAATAATTTTCCCAAGACTTTTAAGTTCAAGAAGCTGTCCCTGAGACATTTTCATCACCGCATCACTAAGGACCTGTATGCTTTCAAGGTTTCCATACTGTGCGTACAGAGAGAGTGCCTTTGCATACATATAATCGCCTGTTAGCACGCATGCCTGATTGCCAAAGACAAGGTTAGCACTTTTTTTGCCCCTTCTCCTCTGTGCACCATCCACCACATCGTCATGAAGCAAGGAGGCTATATGCACGTATTCTATGCCAACCGCCAAGGGGATAACCCTTTCCACATCACCACCCAAGGCTTCGCATACCATAATGGTAAGAAGCGGTCTTACACCCTTACCTCCAGAGGATATTATGTATGCTCCTATGTCGTAAACTTCTCTTACCTCTGGGTCAAGATAAGATACTATCCTTTCTCTTATATCCTGAGTGTTTACCATAGGGTAAAATAGTATAAAACAGCTTTACCACTGGGCGGTAATCTTTGCTTTTTTGTTAAGGTATTTGTCCACCGCAAGGGCAGCCTTTACTCCATCCGCAGCAGCTATCACAGCCTGCTTTATGTTAGTGCAGAGCACATCGCCTGCAGCAAAAACGCCCGGAACGGAGGTCATCATTTCCTCGTTAACTACTATGCAGTGGTCTCCTGTCATTTCCACTTGGTTCATCAAAAAGTCCACAGAAGGCTTGTTGCCACCCAGAAAGATAAAAACCCCATCCACCTGTAAAAGTTTTCTCTCCTTTGTATTTACATTCTGAACCCATAAGCCTTCCACAAGAGATGTGCCAACTATCTCCAAAACCCTGTGATGCAAAAGAATTTCTACCTTTGGGTTAAATTGTATCTCGGAGACCATTTCGTGAGGAGCTTTTATCCTGCTTGAGGGCACAACCAAGTAAATTTTATTTGCAAAGCGGGCTATAAACTCAGCCTCCTCAAGGGCATAGTCATCCTCTCCTATAACCGCCACAGGTCTATCTTTGAAAAAGGCAGCGTCGCAGACTCCACAGTAGGATACACCCTTGCCAAGAAACTCTTCCTCACCCTTATACTTGTTTGTTCTCTCCATAGCACCAGATGCTATTATTACCGCTTTTCCCTTAAACTCTCTTCCATCTATGGTATAGACCTTTTTTATTTCACCGAGAAGGTCTGTGGCTATCACCTTGCCCCTTACAAACTCCGCACCAAAGGCTTTGGCATGCTCGCGGATGAGCTTTAGAAGTTCATAACCAGATAAGGGACCTCTTATGCCTGGGTAATTCTCTATCTGCTGCGTCACTCCTAACGCTCCATCTGCCTCAGCTCTGTATAGCACCAGTGTGGAGAGCCCAGCTCTTGCGGTATATATAGCCGCAGAGGCACCAGCAGGACCACCACCAATGATGACAACATCGTAAATCTTATCCGTGCTAAAGTCCAAAGTCAGCTCCATTTTTTTATCCTCCTAAGGAATAATAAAAATATATCCCCCCGAAGGGGGGGAGCTCTCAAGTTTGGAGAGCTTCGTAAACCCTACCCACAATTTCCTGAGAAGGCTTGAGGGTCTTATCTCCCTCTTTCCACCTTGCCGGGCATGCCTCATCTGGGTGGCTCATAAGGTAGGCGTTTGCCTTCATTTTCCGCACAAGTTCCTCTGCGTTCCTTCCCACATTGTAGAAGTTTACTTCAGAGCCAACAAGAATACCGTCAGGGTTTATTATAAAAGTTCCCCTGAGAGCTAGCCCCGTATCTTCGTCATAAACACCAAAAAGCCTCGAAACCTTTCCCGTAGGGTCCGCACCCATAAGGTATTTCACCTTTTCCAAGAGCTTTTCTGTCCTTTGCCAAGCAAGGTGGGTATACTTGGT contains the following coding sequences:
- the trxB gene encoding thioredoxin-disulfide reductase, yielding MELTLDFSTDKIYDVVIIGGGPAGASAAIYTARAGLSTLVLYRAEADGALGVTQQIENYPGIRGPLSGYELLKLIREHAKAFGAEFVRGKVIATDLLGEIKKVYTIDGREFKGKAVIIASGAMERTNKYKGEEEFLGKGVSYCGVCDAAFFKDRPVAVIGEDDYALEEAEFIARFANKIYLVVPSSRIKAPHEMVSEIQFNPKVEILLHHRVLEIVGTSLVEGLWVQNVNTKERKLLQVDGVFIFLGGNKPSVDFLMNQVEMTGDHCIVVNEEMMTSVPGVFAAGDVLCTNIKQAVIAAADGVKAALAVDKYLNKKAKITAQW
- a CDS encoding polyprenyl synthetase family protein translates to MVNTQDIRERIVSYLDPEVREVYDIGAYIISSGGKGVRPLLTIMVCEALGGDVERVIPLAVGIEYVHIASLLHDDVVDGAQRRRGKKSANLVFGNQACVLTGDYMYAKALSLYAQYGNLESIQVLSDAVMKMSQGQLLELKSLGKIIDQETYFRIIDYKTGALFGACMAVGALMAERKDHWDFYQMGLLAGRAFQLIDDALDYAGTEEKIGKPVGSDLAEGKCTYPLLSVLDKLTEEEKQLFYKGEHENLRSLVLKYGGVEKTQEKARGELERVLRFLKGWDRTGAIENLMTRLIYRES
- a CDS encoding peroxiredoxin, producing MLRVGQKVPNFEMEVYDPKTLGFGKVSLEDLLRERKWVVLFFYPADFTFVCPTELADLAEHYEELQRMGVEVISVSTDTKYTHLAWQRTEKLLEKVKYLMGADPTGKVSRLFGVYDEDTGLALRGTFIINPDGILVGSEVNFYNVGRNAEELVRKMKANAYLMSHPDEACPARWKEGDKTLKPSQEIVGRVYEALQT
- the fliS gene encoding flagellar export chaperone FliS, which encodes MNAYLENMVLTANPVRQVILLYEKAISCLDEAVELMEKGSVETEEIRRKYEAMGRATEILTVLDTTLNMDQGGEIAKTLREVYQALINDLIRITVEGDEPQTLRKVVRILTELKESWEEVEKKIYGRPEATAPAV